CTCAAGGCTCGCACCAATGGAAGCCAAGGCGAACAACTCAATGCACTCACCTCTGGAATCATTTCCCGTCAAAAGGAGGGCATCCCTGTGTCAAAATGGAAGCTTGGCGATCTGGCTGAAGCCGGTGATGGAAAACAAAATCACCTGCGAGTTGATCAGTTTATGACCACTGATTTGTTTACGGTTCAGGAAGACGAATCCATTGATCTGGTCGCCAATCTGATGGACTGGAAGAAAATCCGCCATGTGCCGGTGGAAAACAGCAAAAATGAGCTGGTTGGGCTGGTTTCCTATCGCAGTCTGCTCCATTTGATGGCCCGTGGCTGGTGTGAATCAGATCGGGTCAAACTTTCAGTCTCAGATATAATGAAGCGAGACGTCATTACAATTGCCCCGGATACATCAACCCTGGAAGCGATTCGACTTATGCGCCAGAATCGAATCAGTTGTTTGCCCGTGATCAAGCGCAACCGGCTGGTCGGAGTTGTCACCGAACGCGATTTTATGAACATCACCCATGAGCTGTTGGAAAAGATGTTGCTCAATGAGCAGCGGTAACATCTGATTCAACCTGTCTTCAGGAAACACCGAGATAGACAAACTGCCCCTCAGTCGGAGGGGCATAGGTAATGGCGACGCGTTTTGACTTGTAAAAATAAGCCAGCCAGACCAGTGAATTCAAAAGAATTCTGAACAAATCCTGACCATATTGGAAGGCAATGGCTTGTTTTGACTGATCGGGAAGTGGGATTAACCCCACCACGAACGCCAGTAACACCAGGGCTAAAGGTTGTGAAACCAGGAAGATTTTGGCGAGCCTGACCGCATTGGGTTGGATTTGCCAGAGCCAGATTCCAACGATCATTCCAAACAGCATCAGTGCCACATTGACTGTGGATTCACCGATAAAATACAGCCAGAATTCTAATGGGACAGCATCTCCAAGTCTTGTTAAT
Above is a genomic segment from Acidobacteriota bacterium containing:
- a CDS encoding DUF2569 family protein; its protein translation is MIDESSVSIRLRKRVWTMQTIFQGGDPEIERLRGVGGWLLFFCIGQVILRPMVTLFQVGVQTLELTRLGDAVPLEFWLYFIGESTVNVALMLFGMIVGIWLWQIQPNAVRLAKIFLVSQPLALVLLAFVVGLIPLPDQSKQAIAFQYGQDLFRILLNSLVWLAYFYKSKRVAITYAPPTEGQFVYLGVS